The Flavobacteriales bacterium genome includes a region encoding these proteins:
- a CDS encoding 30S ribosomal protein S20 — protein MANHKSSIKRIRSNEVKNERNRYQHKTTRTWIKKVRTSTEKSEAEGLLKETFSMMDKLAKNNVIHKNKVANLKSSLTKHVNSL, from the coding sequence ATGGCAAATCATAAAAGTTCAATAAAAAGAATTAGAAGCAACGAGGTTAAAAACGAGAGAAACCGTTATCAGCACAAAACCACACGTACTTGGATTAAAAAAGTGCGTACTTCTACCGAAAAATCTGAAGCCGAAGGGTTGTTGAAAGAAACTTTTTCGATGATGGATAAACTTGCCAAAAACAACGTGATACACAAAAACAAAGTTGCCAACTTAAAAAGCAGCTTGACAAAGCACGTTAATTCGCTTTAA
- a CDS encoding oligosaccharide flippase family protein, which produces MPRSAAKNMIIYYPSYNFKNKPDLRPVSVFNFIKTDFLKNAGKLFGSAAIVQVLNLLLITPLLARLFSKEQHGDLTVFTSIISVCVAFCTLKFEHATMVESNDEKAQNLISLSLFINLLFVCLFYLFLFLFGGAFASFMGFSSVPFWFYLTPPAIYFTAGFDIFNIWWNREKRYTKISSNRLLNFSSKSAYQLFHGFLFANKNNGLILGHILGQIISFVAYLPKNFALFLKPHVAPFRQLAKQYKSFAIWLTPSALINVLGTQLPVFIILMFFDRETNGLYGNALKLTYLPLTAVSFAISQVLYEQLARLKNNVAETQKLATNILRFQFFLAIIPVAVLVVWGDVLTPFLLGETWQDAGPMVQILALFSFAMYISSPFASAFEVQNRIHLQFVYTSLFTLLGCVGLYVSLHYFHNILGGLLVFTACSSIVRIAMLINCFHLLKTKIVGQVLVGLSLLAAVIFVLQGVRFYWG; this is translated from the coding sequence TTGCCTCGCAGTGCTGCCAAAAACATGATAATTTATTACCCTTCATACAATTTCAAAAATAAACCCGACCTTCGTCCGGTGTCGGTTTTCAACTTTATAAAAACAGATTTTTTAAAAAATGCCGGAAAACTTTTTGGCAGTGCTGCCATTGTGCAAGTGCTTAACCTGTTGTTGATTACACCACTTTTAGCCCGACTTTTTAGCAAAGAACAACACGGAGACCTTACCGTTTTCACTTCTATCATTTCTGTTTGTGTTGCGTTTTGCACACTCAAATTTGAACACGCCACCATGGTAGAATCCAATGATGAAAAGGCTCAAAATTTGATAAGCCTTTCACTTTTCATCAACCTCCTTTTTGTGTGCTTATTCTACCTGTTTCTTTTCCTTTTTGGTGGTGCATTTGCCTCTTTCATGGGCTTTTCATCCGTTCCTTTTTGGTTTTACCTTACACCTCCTGCCATCTATTTTACGGCAGGTTTTGATATTTTTAATATCTGGTGGAATCGAGAAAAACGTTACACCAAAATAAGCTCGAACCGTTTACTCAATTTTTCATCCAAATCGGCCTACCAACTTTTTCACGGTTTTTTGTTTGCCAACAAAAACAACGGTTTAATACTTGGCCATATACTGGGTCAAATCATCAGTTTTGTGGCCTATCTACCCAAAAACTTCGCACTGTTCCTCAAGCCTCATGTTGCCCCATTTCGGCAGTTGGCCAAACAATACAAAAGTTTTGCCATTTGGCTCACACCCTCTGCATTAATTAATGTTTTGGGCACTCAACTTCCAGTTTTTATTATTCTAATGTTTTTCGACCGCGAAACCAACGGACTGTATGGCAATGCACTCAAACTGACCTACCTACCGCTCACAGCGGTGAGTTTTGCCATAAGCCAGGTGCTATATGAGCAGTTGGCTCGACTAAAAAACAACGTGGCAGAAACCCAAAAATTGGCCACCAACATTTTGCGGTTTCAGTTTTTTTTGGCCATCATTCCTGTGGCAGTGTTGGTGGTTTGGGGCGATGTTTTAACGCCCTTTCTGCTCGGTGAAACATGGCAGGATGCCGGCCCTATGGTGCAGATATTGGCTCTTTTTAGCTTTGCCATGTATATAAGCAGCCCCTTTGCATCGGCATTTGAGGTGCAAAATAGAATACACCTACAGTTTGTTTACACCTCGTTGTTTACTCTATTGGGCTGTGTAGGCTTGTATGTTTCGCTCCACTATTTTCACAACATATTGGGCGGTTTGCTGGTTTTCACTGCATGCAGTTCCATTGTGCGAATAGCCATGCTTATAAACTGTTTTCACCTACTAAAAACCAAGATTGTGGGACAGGTTTTGGTGGGCTTATCACTCTTAGCGGCAGTTATTTTTGTGTTGCAAGGGGTTAGGTTTTATTGGGGTTGA
- a CDS encoding PorT family protein, producing the protein MKRITSIGFIVMLLSVFTLSNAQEQRFRLGMKFSGNLSWISPVTSNIKRVGTSVGYSYGLMGDYNFQKYYALSSELLFTNIAGTIQHTDLLNYTDSVKGKSSFRDVKYEYKTQYVQLPVSIKFKTKEFGYWSYWVQFGMAPSFLTVAKANIIGQSLPFDETEGIRVNKKQNDKYQFDDFNDKVFLLRLPMIIGGGFEYSLAGNTSLYAGIRLDQNFADMFAADKSVIGKNNFVSLNLGVFF; encoded by the coding sequence ATGAAAAGAATAACATCCATCGGTTTTATAGTTATGTTGCTTTCTGTTTTTACCCTATCAAACGCACAAGAGCAACGTTTTCGTTTAGGAATGAAATTTTCGGGAAATCTTTCTTGGATTTCACCTGTTACCTCCAACATAAAAAGAGTGGGAACCTCCGTAGGATACAGCTATGGGTTGATGGGTGATTATAATTTCCAAAAGTATTATGCGTTGAGCAGCGAATTGCTTTTTACCAATATTGCCGGAACCATTCAGCACACAGATTTGTTGAATTATACCGACTCTGTAAAGGGGAAGTCTAGTTTCAGAGATGTAAAATACGAATACAAAACGCAGTATGTTCAGTTGCCTGTTTCCATAAAATTTAAAACCAAAGAGTTTGGATATTGGTCGTATTGGGTTCAATTCGGTATGGCTCCATCATTTCTTACTGTGGCAAAAGCCAATATTATTGGCCAATCATTGCCGTTTGACGAAACAGAAGGCATAAGAGTTAACAAAAAACAAAACGATAAATACCAGTTTGACGATTTTAATGACAAAGTGTTTTTATTGAGATTGCCCATGATAATTGGAGGTGGTTTTGAATATAGCCTTGCCGGAAATACATCGCTATATGCCGGTATCAGACTCGACCAAAACTTCGCGGATATGTTTGCAGCCGACAAATCAGTAATTGGCAAAAACAATTTCGTGAGCCTCAATCTTGGGGTTTTCTTCTAA
- a CDS encoding restriction endonuclease, producing the protein MNLNFDTKLAERFRSSSQIARVLSENWVKDNSYCPCCGELPLIEFENNRPVADFYCKKCSEEFELKSKGGKLTKAITDGAYSKMIERISSENNPNFFFLTYSKNWSVNDFLIIPKQFFTPEIIIRRKPLAETARRAGWVGCNIDMSKIADAGKVFLVKNARAINQEIVKENFNRTLFLRAKSTDAKGWILDIMKCIDETKTDVFNLDEIYKFEQKLKLKYPNNNFIKDKIRQQLQILRDIGVIEFVGRGKYKKIKYGNI; encoded by the coding sequence ATGAACTTGAATTTCGATACCAAACTTGCCGAAAGGTTCAGAAGTAGTTCGCAAATTGCAAGAGTTTTATCAGAGAATTGGGTAAAAGATAATTCATATTGCCCATGCTGCGGTGAATTACCGTTAATTGAATTCGAGAATAATAGGCCTGTGGCCGATTTTTACTGTAAAAAATGCTCAGAAGAGTTTGAGTTGAAAAGCAAAGGTGGTAAACTGACAAAAGCAATTACAGACGGGGCTTATTCTAAAATGATTGAAAGAATCAGTTCTGAAAACAATCCTAATTTTTTCTTTTTGACTTATTCGAAAAATTGGTCTGTAAATGACTTTCTGATTATTCCAAAACAGTTTTTTACACCTGAAATCATCATCAGAAGAAAGCCATTGGCCGAAACAGCAAGAAGAGCAGGCTGGGTAGGCTGCAATATTGATATGTCAAAAATTGCAGATGCGGGTAAAGTATTTTTGGTTAAAAATGCTCGGGCAATTAATCAAGAAATTGTTAAAGAAAATTTTAATAGAACACTGTTTTTACGGGCAAAAAGTACAGATGCAAAGGGTTGGATTTTGGATATTATGAAGTGTATTGATGAAACAAAAACTGATGTTTTCAACCTTGATGAAATTTATAAGTTTGAGCAAAAACTTAAATTAAAATACCCTAACAATAATTTCATTAAAGATAAAATCAGGCAACAGCTTCAAATACTTCGTGATATAGGGGTTATTGAATTTGTTGGTCGTGGTAAATATAAAAAGATCAAGTATGGAAACATTTAA
- a CDS encoding NAD+ synthase: MKIVLAQLNYTIGDISGNTAKMLAQIEQAKKDKADLVVFSELSICGYIPKDMLNYNSFIDRCWHAIDELKQATGDIAILVGAPVFSGLKKGKRLYNSALFIHQKKIAYQINKTLLPTYDIFDEYRYFEPNSSFQLIDFKGVKIAVTICEDLWNLDEPFLYGQNPMDELIGQKPDLMINLSGSPYSYNHVDERKDRMVQNAKHYGLPLVYVNQVGANTDILFDGGSMFINRTGEIAEELKYFEEDYRCIDWHKDRIYQDNSQDYHDEDIELIHDALVMGIRDYFGKMGFKKALLGSSGGIDSAVINALAVRALGAENVLAVLLPSKYSSEGSVVDAEKLAKNLGCPYTIVPIKNMVDVVEQTLQPQFEGYTVDVTEENIQARSRGLLLMAMSNKFGSILLNTSNKSETAVGYATLYGDMCGGLSAIGDLYKMQVYEMARYINKNSEIIPEEIINKAPSAELRFDQKDSDSLPPYELLDKILFQYIERQKGWQEIVQMGFEEATVRKVVKLVDRNEYKRFQAAPILRISNLSFGVGRQMPLVARFNN; this comes from the coding sequence ATGAAAATTGTACTTGCTCAACTAAACTATACCATTGGCGACATATCAGGAAACACGGCTAAAATGCTGGCTCAAATAGAGCAGGCAAAAAAAGACAAGGCTGATTTAGTGGTTTTTTCTGAGCTGAGCATTTGCGGATACATTCCCAAAGATATGCTCAACTACAATAGTTTTATTGATAGATGTTGGCATGCAATCGATGAGTTGAAGCAAGCCACAGGTGATATTGCCATTTTGGTGGGTGCTCCGGTATTTTCTGGCTTAAAAAAGGGAAAGAGACTTTACAACTCAGCATTATTCATACATCAAAAAAAAATAGCATATCAAATAAACAAAACGCTATTGCCCACCTACGATATTTTTGATGAGTATCGATATTTTGAACCAAATAGCAGCTTTCAACTGATTGATTTTAAGGGGGTAAAGATTGCTGTTACTATTTGCGAAGACTTGTGGAATTTGGATGAACCATTTTTGTATGGGCAAAATCCGATGGATGAACTTATTGGGCAAAAACCGGATTTGATGATTAATCTTTCCGGCTCGCCATATAGCTACAACCATGTGGATGAGCGGAAAGACAGGATGGTTCAAAATGCCAAACATTATGGACTTCCGTTGGTCTATGTCAATCAGGTGGGAGCAAACACCGATATTTTGTTCGACGGTGGCTCCATGTTTATAAACCGAACAGGCGAAATAGCCGAAGAACTCAAGTATTTTGAAGAAGACTATCGCTGCATTGATTGGCACAAAGACCGAATTTATCAAGACAATAGCCAAGATTATCACGATGAGGATATAGAGCTGATACACGATGCTTTGGTTATGGGTATCAGAGACTATTTTGGCAAAATGGGTTTTAAAAAAGCCTTGCTTGGCTCCAGCGGAGGAATTGATTCGGCAGTAATAAATGCTCTGGCAGTAAGGGCTTTGGGAGCAGAAAATGTTTTGGCGGTGCTTTTACCTTCCAAATATTCATCGGAAGGCTCGGTAGTAGATGCCGAAAAATTGGCCAAAAATTTGGGTTGTCCATATACCATTGTTCCCATAAAAAATATGGTTGATGTGGTGGAACAAACCTTACAACCCCAGTTTGAGGGATATACAGTGGATGTGACCGAAGAGAATATTCAGGCCAGAAGCCGAGGATTGCTGCTTATGGCCATGAGCAACAAATTTGGAAGTATTTTGCTGAACACAAGCAATAAAAGCGAGACCGCCGTAGGTTATGCCACCTTATATGGCGATATGTGTGGAGGTCTATCGGCCATCGGCGATTTGTATAAAATGCAGGTGTATGAAATGGCTCGTTACATCAACAAAAACAGTGAAATTATTCCGGAAGAAATAATAAACAAAGCTCCAAGTGCCGAGCTACGCTTCGACCAAAAAGACAGCGATTCGTTGCCACCTTATGAACTGTTGGATAAAATTTTATTCCAATACATTGAAAGACAAAAGGGCTGGCAAGAAATTGTGCAGATGGGTTTTGAAGAAGCCACCGTGCGAAAAGTAGTTAAACTGGTTGACCGCAATGAATACAAACGGTTTCAAGCTGCACCTATTTTAAGAATTTCCAACCTTTCATTTGGTGTAGGCCGACAAATGCCGCTGGTGGCAAGGTTTAATAATTAA
- a CDS encoding DpnD/PcfM family protein, producing METFKIEIQEFLSRIVEVKAKTKNEAISLVHEMYRNEEIVLDAGDYIATEIGEHVSE from the coding sequence ATGGAAACATTTAAAATTGAAATTCAAGAATTCTTGTCAAGAATAGTTGAAGTGAAAGCTAAAACAAAAAACGAAGCAATTTCCTTAGTGCATGAAATGTACAGGAATGAGGAAATCGTTTTAGATGCTGGAGATTATATCGCAACAGAAATTGGAGAACATGTTTCTGAATGA
- a CDS encoding acyltransferase: MARKNSLIRLIKKIFIALDNSLFKLMVKLWYPAFENIYPGEVYYFQIIKRYFFFQKILRINGNVPWPVDFRSQVIDWQNIERNGKISMPGGSMGNYINATGGLTIGNNVIIGPNTIISTTNHSPHNHAKFASKMGVSIGDNVWIGGNCSIVAGAKIGNNVTVGAGCYIKTEIPDNSIVRQVKGNLEIVAKREA, translated from the coding sequence ATGGCAAGAAAAAACAGCTTGATACGATTGATAAAAAAAATATTTATCGCCCTCGACAACAGTTTGTTTAAGTTGATGGTAAAACTCTGGTATCCGGCGTTTGAAAACATTTATCCCGGCGAGGTGTATTATTTCCAAATAATCAAACGGTATTTCTTTTTTCAAAAAATTCTGAGAATAAATGGCAATGTGCCGTGGCCGGTCGATTTTCGGTCGCAAGTAATTGATTGGCAAAACATTGAACGAAACGGTAAAATTTCGATGCCGGGTGGCAGCATGGGCAACTACATCAACGCCACTGGCGGACTAACCATTGGAAACAACGTAATTATTGGCCCAAATACCATCATATCTACTACCAACCACTCGCCACACAATCATGCCAAGTTTGCCAGCAAAATGGGTGTTTCTATTGGCGACAATGTATGGATTGGAGGCAATTGCAGCATAGTGGCAGGTGCAAAAATAGGCAACAACGTAACGGTGGGTGCCGGGTGCTACATCAAAACCGAAATACCCGACAACAGCATTGTGCGACAGGTAAAAGGCAATTTGGAGATTGTTGCAAAGAGAGAAGCATAG
- a CDS encoding mechanosensitive ion channel, with amino-acid sequence MKNGDLGHTIYHFFIRQGFSENAAQNLNLWVLLIITVVFIILSDYVFRKLFVAVFHRFAAKTKTELDDFMVANKVPHQLAHILPLVIAFKVAPLVFSDFEPYRAFADKALHISVVVVILLLVRSFFRTFRDYFKTLDNLKDKPIDSYIQVIMMVAWIMGILTIFAIVTGISFFKFITTLGAASAIIVLIFKDTILGFVASIQVSINDMVHIGDWVTFEKFGADGDVIEINLATVKVQNFDKTITTIPTYSLIADSFRNWRGMMEADGRRIKRAIKLRQNSVHFLTPKEVNKLKRIDLIAEYLTHRQDEINHFNEKNEIDKSEIINGRNLTNLGVFRKYVENYIRHHSAINKEMTIMVRHLEPTLEGIPVEIYAFSKDKRWENYEHIMADIFDHIIAAVPIFGLELFELNSRTN; translated from the coding sequence ATGAAAAACGGCGATTTAGGACACACCATTTACCATTTTTTTATCCGTCAGGGATTTTCTGAAAATGCGGCACAAAATCTTAATTTGTGGGTGTTGCTCATAATTACGGTTGTTTTTATCATCCTTTCTGATTATGTTTTTAGAAAGTTGTTTGTGGCCGTTTTTCATCGGTTTGCGGCAAAAACCAAAACCGAGTTGGATGATTTTATGGTGGCCAACAAGGTACCACATCAGTTGGCTCACATACTGCCTTTGGTTATTGCCTTTAAAGTAGCCCCTTTGGTGTTTTCCGATTTTGAACCCTACCGAGCCTTTGCCGACAAGGCTTTGCACATTTCGGTGGTGGTGGTTATTCTGCTTTTGGTTAGAAGTTTTTTTAGAACGTTTCGAGATTATTTCAAAACGCTCGACAATTTAAAAGATAAACCCATTGATAGCTACATACAAGTAATAATGATGGTGGCATGGATTATGGGTATTCTTACCATTTTTGCCATTGTCACGGGCATTTCGTTTTTTAAATTTATTACCACGTTAGGGGCGGCATCCGCAATCATCGTACTCATTTTTAAAGACACCATTTTGGGTTTTGTGGCCAGCATACAGGTGTCTATCAACGATATGGTGCATATTGGCGATTGGGTAACTTTTGAAAAATTTGGGGCAGACGGCGATGTGATAGAAATAAATCTTGCAACAGTAAAGGTGCAGAACTTTGATAAAACCATAACCACCATACCCACATATTCCCTCATTGCCGACTCTTTTAGAAACTGGCGGGGCATGATGGAGGCCGATGGAAGAAGGATAAAACGGGCAATAAAACTTCGGCAAAACAGCGTTCACTTTTTAACGCCTAAGGAGGTAAATAAACTAAAGAGAATAGACTTAATAGCTGAGTATCTAACTCATCGTCAAGACGAAATAAATCATTTTAATGAGAAAAACGAAATTGATAAATCGGAAATAATAAATGGTAGAAACCTGACCAATTTGGGGGTTTTTAGGAAATATGTAGAAAATTACATTCGGCATCATTCGGCTATAAATAAGGAAATGACCATAATGGTTAGGCATTTAGAACCCACATTAGAGGGAATTCCGGTTGAGATTTATGCGTTTAGCAAAGACAAGCGTTGGGAAAATTATGAACACATTATGGCCGATATTTTCGACCACATCATTGCGGCAGTACCCATTTTTGGCTTAGAATTGTTTGAGTTGAACAGCCGAACGAATTAA